From the genome of Triticum aestivum cultivar Chinese Spring chromosome 3B, IWGSC CS RefSeq v2.1, whole genome shotgun sequence, one region includes:
- the LOC123065702 gene encoding glutathione S-transferase 1: MAPVKLYGMTMSWNVTRCVAALEEAGVEYDVVPIDFGAGEHKTPDHLARNPFGQMPVLQDGDFYVWESRAICKYTCRKNNPELLKEGNLKESAMVDVWLEVEAHRYTAAMEPIILECLIRPMFGRATDQKIVEDNLVKLKKVLEVYEARLTKCKYLAGDFLSLADLNHVSITACLAATPYASLFDAYLHVKAWWSGLMARPSVQKITALKKPYFKNSV, translated from the exons ATGGCTCCGGTGAAGCTGTACGGCATGACCATGTCGTGGAACGTGACGAGGTGCGTGGCGGCCCTGGAGGAGGCAGGCGTCGAGTACGACGTCGTGCCCATCGACTTCGGCGCCGGCGAGCACAAGACCCCCGACCACCTCGCCAGGAAC CCCTTTGGTCAGATGCCGGTTTTGCAGGATGGTGACTTCTACGTCTGGG AATCGCGTGCTATTTGCAAGTACACATGCCGCAAGAACAATCCGGAGCTTTTGAAGGAGGGCAACCTCAAGGAATCAGCAATGGTAGATGTGTGGCTCGAGGTGGAGGCCCATCGGTACACGGCCGCAATGGAGCCTATTATCCTTGAGTGCCTCATCCGTCCTATGTTCGGGCGAGCCACTGACCAGAAAATTGTCGAGGATAACCTTGTGAAACTGAAGAAGGTGCTGGAGGTGTACGAGGCGCGCCTGACCAAGTGCAAGTACCTTGCTGGAGACTTCCTCAGCCTAGCGGACCTTAACCATGTGTCTATTACCGCATGCCTGGCGGCTACACCCTACGCTTCTTTGTTTGACGCGTATCTGCATGTGAAAGCCTGGTGGTCTGGTCTGATGGCGAGGCCGTCCGTCCAGAAGATCACTGCACTGAAGAAGCCGTATTTTAAGAATAGTGTCTAG
- the LOC123070872 gene encoding PLASMODESMATA CALLOSE-BINDING PROTEIN 3 — protein sequence MASPAFLLLLLLAVSITGSDAEWCVCRSDANETALQETLDYACGQGADCAPVATGGSCHSPDSVVAHCSYAVNSYYQRSSQTKGATCDFGGTATLSSADPSSGTCKYPATASAAGTSTGNGTATGTGTGTNSSSPGSTNPATPGMGGSFTTPIGSASGPTASIIGPESSGLGAAAAAFAGVRGLLGVAVASVLAF from the exons ATGGCGAGTCCGGCGTTCCTGCTGCTGCTCTTGCTGGCCGTGTCGATCACGGGATCAG ACGCGGAGTGGTGCGTGTGCAGGTCGGACGCGAACGAGACGGCGCTGCAGGAGACGCTGGACTACGCGTGCGGGCAGGGCGCGGACTGCGCGCCGGTGGCCACGGGAGGGAGCTGCCACAGCCCCGACTCCGTGGTGGCGCACTGTTCCTACGCGGTCAACAGCTACTACCAGAGGAGCAGCCAGACCAAGGGCGCCACCTGCGACTTCGGCGGCACCGCCACCCTCTCCTCCGCCGATCCCA GCTCGGGAACCTGCAAGTACCCTGCAACCGCAAG TGCTGCAGGGACGAGCACCGGGAACGGCACGGCGACAGGCACAGGCACCGGCACCAACTCTTCTTCCCCGGGCTCAACAAACCCAGCTACCCCCGGCATGGGAGGGAGCTTCACCACGCCGATCGGCAGCGCGTCCGGCCCTACGGCGAGCATCATAGGCCCCGAGAGCAGCGGTTTAGGTGCCGCCGCGGCCGCCTTTGCTGGCGTCCGCGGCCTCCTCGGCGTAGCCGTGGCCTCCGTCCTCGCTTTCTAG
- the LOC123070874 gene encoding LRR receptor kinase SERK2 — protein sequence MELIGIIMLAFLLSFAASDRQGDALYDMKLKLNATSTQLTDWNQNQVNPCTWNSVICDSNNNVVQVTLASMGFTGVLSPRIGDLEHLNVLSLPGNKITGGIPEQLGNLSSLTSLDLEENLLVGEIPASLGHLSKLQLLILSQNRLSGTVPNTLATISSLTDIRLAYNNLSGPIPAQLFQVARYNFSGNNLTCGANFAHPCASSSPYQGSSRGSKIGVVLGTVGGVIGLLIIGALFIICNGRRKGHLREVFVDVSGEDDRRIAFGQLKRFAWRELQLATDNFSEKNVLGQGGFGKVYKGALPDGTKIAVKRLTDYESPGGEAAFLREVELISVAVHRNLLRLIGFCTTQTERLLVYPFMQNLSVAYRLREFKPGEPILDWNARKRVAIGTARGLEYLHEHCNPKIIHRDVKAANVLLDEGFEPVVGDFGLAKLVDVQKTSVTTQVRGTMGHIAPEYLSTGKSSERTDVFGYGIMLLEVVTGQRAIDFSRLEEEDDVLLLDHVKKLQREGNLDAIVDRNLNNSFDRQEVEMMMQIALLCTQGSPEDRPSMSEVVRMLEGEGLAERWEEWQQVEVTRREDYERMQQRFDWGEDSIYNQDAIELSAGR from the exons ATGGAGCTGATCGGCATCATTATGTTGGCATTTCTGCTCTCATTTGCAGCGTCTGATCGCCAAG GTGATGCATTATATGATATGAAGCTGAAGCTGAACGCTACTAGCACACAGCTTACAGACTGGAATCAAAATCAAGTTAACCCTTGCACTTGGAATTCTGTTATTTGTGACAGTAACAATAATGTTGTGCAAGT AACATTGGCTTCTATGGGGTTCACTGGAGTTCTGTCGCCAAGAATTGGAGACCTCGAGCATTTGAATGTTCT GTCCTTGCCTGGTAACAAGATTACCGGTGGCATACCCGAGCAGCTTGGCAACCTATCTAGTTTGACAAGCTTAGATTTGGAAGAAAATCTACTGGTTGGAGAAATCCCAGCTTCTCTTGGCCATCTTTCGAAGCTCCAACTCTT GATACTAAGTCAAAACAGACTAAGTGGAACTGTTCCTAATACACTGGCAACAATCTCAAGCTTGACAGACAT TCGGTTGGCCTACAATAATCTCTCCGGTCCAATACCTGCTCAACTATTTCAAGTTGCACGTTACAA CTTTTCTGGCAATAACTTGACTTGTGGAGCAAACTTCGCTCATCCTTGTGCATCAAGTTCGCCTTACCAAG GTTCATCTCGTGGTTCGAAAATAGGCGTTGTCCTTGGAACAGTTGGTGGAGTGATAGGGCTGCTCATTATAGGGGCTCTGTTTATTATCTGTAATGGAAGGAGAAAAGGTCATCTGCGTGAAGTTTTTGTGGATGTATCAG GTGAGGATGACCGAAGAATTGCATTTGGGCAGTTGAAAAGGTTTGCATGGCGAGAATTACAACTCGCTACTGATAACTTCAGTGAGAAAAATGTTCTTGGACAAGGGGGCTTTGGAAAAGTATATAAAGGAGCACTTCCAGATGGCACTAAGATAGCCGTAAAGCGGTTAACTGATTATGAAAGTCCTGGTGGGGAGGCTGCCTTCCTGCGTGAAGTTGAGCTGATTAGTGTTGCAGTTCACCGGAATCTTTTAAGATTGATTGGGTTCTGTACAACACAAACAGAACGTCTACTTGTTTATCCTTTCATGCAGAATCTTAGCGTAGCCTACCGATTGCGAG AATTTAAACCTGGGGAACCAATATTAGATTGGAACGCAAGGAAACGAGTGGCTATAGGCACAGCGCGCGGACTGGAGTACCTGCACGAGCACTGCAATCCTAAGATCATACACCGTGATGTCAAGGCCGCGAATGTCTTGCTTGATGAAGGTTTCGAACCAGTTGTTGGCGACTTCGGCTTGGCAAAGTTGGTGGATGTACAGAAGACATCTGTGACCACTCAAGTCCGAGGGACTATGGGTCACATTGCACCAGAATATTTGTCCACAGGGAAGTCATCTGAGAGAACAGATGTTTTCGGCTATGGTATAATGCTTCTTGAAGTGGTCACCGGGCAGCGCGCCATTGACTTTTCACGtttggaggaagaagatgacgtgTTATTACTTGATCAT GTCAAGAAGCTACAAAGAGAAGGGAATCTAGACGCCATCGTGGACCGCAACCTGAACAACAGCTTCGACAGGCAGGAGGTGGAGATGATGATGCAGATCGCGCTGCTGTGCACCCAGGGGTCGCCCGAGGACCGGCCCTCCATGTCGGAGGTGGTAAGGATGCTGGAAGGGGAAGGCCTGGCGGAGCGGTGGGAGGAGTGGCAGCAGGTCGAGGTGACGAGGAGGGAGGACTACGAGCGGATGCAGCAGCGATTCGACTGGGGCGAGGACTCCATCTACAACCAGGACGCCATTGAACTGTCCGCCGGCAGATAG